A genomic window from Accipiter gentilis unplaced genomic scaffold, bAccGen1.1, whole genome shotgun sequence includes:
- the LOC126037171 gene encoding myosin-6, which yields MEEAAMAALGAAAPYLRQGERERLAAQTRPFDPRSECFVPHPQQEFVRGRVVGRQGGDVTVQTELGETVTVKEADVHQQNPPKFDKIEDMAMLTFLHEPAVLYNLKERYAAWMIYTYSGLFCVTVNPYKWLPVYNAEVVAAYRGKKRSEAPPHIFSISDNAYQNMLTDRENQSILITGESGAGKTVNTKRVIQYFASIAAIGDRKKEAANSSKGTLEDQIIQANPALEAFGNAKTVRNDNSSRFGKFIRIHFGATGKLASADIETYLLEKSRVIFQLKAERNYHIFYQILSNKKPELLEMLLITNNPYDYSYASQGEVTVASIDDSEELLATDSAFDVLGFTAEEKAGVYKLTGAIMHFGNMKFKQKQREEQAEPDGTEDADKSAYLMGLNSADLLKGLCHPRVKVGNEYVTKGQNVQQVYYSIGALAKAVYEKMFNWMVVRINNSLETKQPRQYFIGVLDIAGFEIFDFNSFEQLCINFTNEKLQQFFNHHMFVLEQEEYKKEGIEWEFIDFGMDLQACIDLIEKPMGIMSILEEECMFPKASDMTFKAKLYDNHLGKSANFGKPRNVKGKPEAHFSLIHYAGTVDYNILGWLEKNKDPLNETVVGLYQKSALKLLANLFSNYAGADAGGDGGKGKGAKKKGSSFQTVSALHRENLNKLMANLKTTHPHFVRCLIPNERKAPGVMDNPLVMHQLRCNGVLEGIRICRKGFPNRILYGDFRQRYRILNPAAIPEGQFIDSRKGAEKLLGSIDIDHNQYKFGHTKVFFKAGLLGLLEEMRDERLSRIITRIQAQARGQLMRIEFKKILERRDALLVIQWNVRAFMGVKNWPWMKLYFKIKPLLKSAETEKEMQTMKEEFGRLKEALEKSEARRKELEEKMVSLLQEKNDLQLQVQAEQDNLNDAEERCDQLIKNKIQLEAKVKELTERLEDEEEMNAELTAKKRKLEDECSELKKDIDDLELTLAKVEKEKHATENKVKNLTEEMAGLDETIAKLTKEKKALQEAHQQTLDDLQAEEDKVNTLTKAKVKLEQQVDDLEGSLEQEKKIRMDLERAKRKLEGDLKLTQENIMDLENDKQQLEEKLKKKEFEIHQQNSKMEDEQALALQLQKKLKELQARIEELEEELEAERTGRAKVEKLRSDLSRELEEISERLEEAGGATSVQIELNKKREAEFQKMRRDLEEATLQHEATAAALRKKHADSVAELSEQIDNLQRVKQKLEKEKSELKLELDDLSSNMEQLIKAKVGMEKVSRTMEDQAAEHRAKLEETQRALNDTSTQRAKLQTENGELSRQLEEKEALISQLTRGKQSYTQQMEDLKRQLEEEMKAKNALAHALQSARHDCDLLREQYEEETEAKAELQRSLSKANSEVAQWRTKYETDAIQRTEELEEAKKKLAQRLQEAEEAVEAVNAKCSSLEKTKHRLQNEIEDLMADLERSNAAAAALDKKQRNFDKILSEWKQKFEESQTELEASQKEARSLSTELFKLKNAYEESLEHLETFKRENKNLQEEISDLTEQLGASHKTIHELEKVRKQLDAEKLELQAALEEAEASLEHEEGKILRAQLEFNQVKADYERKLAEKDEETEQAKRNHLRAVDSLQTSLDAETRSRNEALRLKKKMEGDLNEMELQLGHANRLAAEAQKQVKTLQGYLKDTQLQLDDAVRVNEDLKENVAIAERRNNLLQSELEELRAAVEQSERARKLAEQELIEASERVQLLHSQNTSLINQKKKMEGDISQLQAEVEEAVQECRNAEEKAKKAITDAAMMAEELKKEQDTSAHLERMKKNMEQTIKDLQLRLDEAEQLALKGGKKQLQKLEARVRELENELEAEQKRNAESVKGLRKSERRVKELSYQTEEDRKNLVRLQDLVDKLQLKVKAYKRQAEEAEEQANTNLAKFRKAQHELDEAEERADIAESQVNKLRAKSRDIGAKKGLNEE from the exons ATGGAGGAGGCGGCGATGGCGGCGTTGGGGGCGGCAGCCCCGTACCTGCGTCAGGGGGAGCGGGAGCGGCTGGCGGCGCAGACGCGGCCCTTCGACCCCCGCAGCGAGTGCTtcgtcccccacccccagcaggaGTTCGTCCGGGGACGGGTGGTGGGGCGGCAGGGGGGGGACGTCACCGTCCAGACCGAGCTGGGAGAG ACCGTGACGGTGAAAGAGGCCGACGTCCACCAGCAGAACCCGCCCAAGTTCGACAAGATCGAGGACATGGCCATGCTGACCTTCCTCCACGAGCCCGCCGTCCTCTACAACCTCAAGGAGCGCTACGCTGCCTGGATGATCTAC ACCTACTCGGGGCTCTTCTGCGTGACGGTCAACCCCTACAAGTGGTTGCCCGTCTACAACGCCGAGGTGGTGGCCGCCTACCGGGGCAAGAAACGGAGTGAAGCTCCGCCCCACATCTTCTCCATCTCCGACAACGCCTACCAGAACATGCTGACGG ACCGAGAGAACCAGTCCATCCTCATCAC CGGAGAATCCGGGGCGGGGAAGACGGTCAACACCAAGAGGGTCATCCAATACTTCGCCAGCATCGCTGCCATTGGCGACCGCAAAAAGGAGGCGGCCAATAGCAGCAAG GGGACCCTGGAGGACCAGATCATCCAGGCCAACCCCGCCCTGGAGGCCTTCGGCAACGCCAAGACCGTCCGCAACGACAACTCGTCCCGATTC GGCAAGTTCATCCGGATCCATTTCGGGGCCACCGGGAAGTTGGCGTCGGCCGACATCGAGACGT aCCTCCTGGAGAAGTCCCGCGTCATCTTCCAGCTGAAGGCTGAGAGGAACTACCACATCTTCTACCAGATCCTCTCCAACAAGAAGCCGGAGCTGCTGG AGATGCTTCTCATCACCAACAACCCCTACGACTACAGCTACGCCTCCCAAGGAGAGGTGACCGTGGCCTCCATCGACGACTCAGAAGAGCTGTTGGCAACCGAT AGCGCTTTCGATGTCCTGGGCTTCACCGCCGAGGAGAAGGCCGGCGTCTACAAGCTGACGGGCGCCATCATGCACTTCGGCAACATGAAGTTCAAGCAGAAGCAACGGGAGGAGCAGGCGGAGCCGGACGGCACCGAAG aTGCCGACAAGTCGGCCTACCTGATGGGGCTGAACTCGGCTGATCTCCTCAAGGGGTTGTGCCACCCTCGGGTGAAGGTGGGCAATGAGTACGTCACCAAGGGGCAGAATGTCCAGCAGGTGTACTACTCCATCGGGGCGTTGGCCAAGGCCGTCTACGAGAAGATGTTCAACTGGATGGTGGTGAGGATCAACAACTCGCTGGAGACCAAGCAGCCGCGTCAGTACTTCATCGGCGTGCTGGACATCGCCGGCTTTGAGATCTTTGAC TTCAACAGCTTCGAGCAGCTCTGCATCAACTTCACTAACGAGAAGCTGCAGCAGTTCTTCAACCACCACATGttcgtgctggagcaggaggagtacAAGAAGGAGGGGATCGAGTGGGAGTTCATCGACTTCGGCATGGACCTCCAGGCCTGCATCGACCTCATCGAGAAG CCCATGGGGATCATGTCCATCCTGGAGGAGGAGTGCATGTTCCCCAAGGCCTCAGACATGACCTTCAAGGCCAAGCTCTACGACAACCACCTGGGCAAGTCGGCCAACTTTGGGAAGCCGCGCAACGTCAAGGGGAAGCCAGAGGCCCACTTCTCGCTCATCCACTACGCCGGCACGGTGGACTACAACATCCTGGGGTGGCTGGAGAAGAACAAGGACCCCCTCAACGAGACGGTGGTGGGGCTCTACCAGAAGTCGGCCCTCAAGCTCTTGGCCAACCTCTTCTCCAACTACGCCGGGGCAGATGCCG GTGGtgatggagggaaggggaaaggagccaAGAAGAAAGGTTCCTCCTTCCAGACCGTCTCAGCCTTGCACCGG GAGAACCTCAACAAGCTGATGGCCAACCTCAAGACCACCCACCCCCACTTCGTCCGCTGCCTCATCCCTAACGAGCGGAAGGCGCCGG GCGTGATGGACAACCCCCTGGTGATGCACCAGCTCCGCTGCAACGGGGTGCTGGAGGGCATCCGCATCTGCCGCAAGGGCTTCCCCAACCGCATCCTCTACGGGGACTTCCGCCAGCG GTACCGCATCCTGAACCCCGCAGCCATCCCCGAGGGGCAGTTCATCGACAGCCGCAAGGGCGCCGAGAAGCTCCTGGGCTCCATTGACATCGACCACAACCAGTACAAGTTTGGGCACACCAAG gtctTCTTCAAGgccgggctgctggggctgctggaggagatgCGGGATGAGCGCCTCTCTCGCATCATCACCCGCATCCAGGCTCAGGCCCGGGGTCAGCTCATGCGCATCGAGTTCAAGAAGATCCTGGAGCGTCG GGACGCGCTGCTGGTGATCCAGTGGAACGTCAGGGCCTTCATGGGGGTGAAGAACTGGCCGTGGATGAAGCTCTACTTCAAGATCAAGCCCTTGCTGAAGAGCGCCGAGACGGAGAAGGAGATGCAG ACCATGAAGGAGGAGTTTGGGCGGCTGAAGGAGGCCCTGGAGAAGTCAGAGGCCCGGcggaaggagctggaggagaagatGGTCTCGCTGCTGCAGGAGAAGAACGACCTTCAGCTCCAAGTGCAGGCC GAGCAGGACAACCTCAATGACGCCGAGGAGCGCTGCGACCAGCTGATCAAGAACAAGATCCAGCTGGAGGCCAAGGTGAAGGAGCTGACGGAGCGGctggaggacgaggaggagatGAACGCCGAGCTGACAGCCAAGAAGAGGAAGTTGGAGGACGAGTGCTCGGAGCTAAAGAAGGACATCGATGACCTGGAGCTGACTTTGGCCAAGGTGGAGAAGGAGAAACACGCCACCGAGAACAAG GTCAAGAACCTCACCGAGGAGATGGCCGGGCTGGACGAGACCATCGCCAAGCTGACGAAGGAGAAGAAGGCCCTGCAGGAAGCTCACCAGCAAACGCTGGACGACCTGCAGGCGGAGGAAGACAAGGTCAACACCTTGACGAAGGCCAAAGtcaagctggagcagcaagtggaCGAT CTTGAAGGCtctctggagcaggagaagaagaTACGGATGGACCTGGAACGGGCCAAGAGGAAGCTGGAAGGCGACTTGAAGCTGACCCAGGAGAACATCATGGATCTGGAGAACgacaagcagcagctggaggagaagctCAAGAA GAAAGAGTTTGAGATCCACCAGCAGAACAGCAAGATGGAGGACGAGCAGGCACTGGCCCTGCAGCTCCAGAAGAAACTGAAAGAGCTGCAG GCGCGGAtcgaggagctggaggaggagctggaggcagagcGGACGGGCAGGGCCAAGGTGGAGAAGCTGCGCTCGGACCTGTCGCGGGAGCTGGAGGAGATCAGCGAGCGGCTGGAGGAGGCGGGCGGCGCCACCTCGGTGCAGATCGAGCTCAACAAGAAGCGGGAGGCGGAGTTCCAGAAGATGCGGCGGGACCTGGAGGAGGCCACGCTGCAGCACGAGGCCACGGCCGCCGCGCTGCGCAAGAAGCACGCCGACAGCGTGGCCGAGCTCAGCGAGCAGATCGACAACCTGCAGCGTGtcaagcagaagctggagaaggagaagagcgAGCTCAAGCTGGAGCTGGATGACCTCAGCTCCAACATGGAGCAGCTGATCAAGGCCAAG GTCGGCATGGAGAAGGTCTCCCGCACCATGGAGGACCAGGCAGCCGAGCACCGGGCCAAGCTAGAGGAGACCCAACGAGCTCTCAACGACACCAGCACCCAACGGGCCAAGCTCCAGACCGAGAACG GAGAGCTGTCCCGccagctggaggagaaggaggccCTCATCTCGCAGCTCACCAGGGGCAAGCAGTCCTACACCCAGCAGATGGAGGACCTGAagaggcagctggaggaggagatgaag GCCAAGAACGCGCTGGCCCACGCCCTCCAGTCGGCCCGGCACGACTGCGACCTGCTGCGGGAGCAGTACGAGGAGGAGACGGAGGCCAAGGCCGAGCTCCAGCGCTCGCTCTCCAAGGCCAACTCCGAGGTGGCGCAGTGGCGGACCAAGTACGAGACGGACGCCATCCAGCGCAccgaggagctggaggaggccaa GAAGAAGCTGGCCCAGCGGCTGCAGGAGGCCGAGGAGGCGGTGGAGGCGGTCAACGCCAAGTGCTCCTCCCTGGAGAAGACCAAGCACCGGCTGCAGAATGAGATCGAAGACCTCATGGCGGACCTGGAGCGGTCGAACGCAGCGGCTGCCGCCCTGGACAAGAAGCAGAGGAACTTTGACAAG ATCTTGTCCGAGTGGAAGCAGAAGTTCGAGGAGTCGCAGACGGAGCTGGAGGCGTCGCAGAAGGAGGCCAGGTCCCTCAGCACCGAGCTCTTCAAGCTGAAGAACGCCTACGAGGAGTCGCTCGAGCACCTGGAGACCTTCAAGAGGGAGAACAAGAACCTCCAAG AGGAGATCTCGGACCTGACGGAGCAGCTGGGCGCCAGCCATAAGACCATCCACGAGCTGGAGAAGGTGCGGAAGCAGCTGGACGCCGAGAAGCTGGAGCTCCAAGCCGCGCTggaggaggctgag GCCTCTCTGGAGCACGAGGAGGGCAAGATCCTGAGGGCCCAGCTGGAGTTCAACCAGGTGAAGGCGGACTACGAGCGCAAGCTGGCCGAGAAGGACGAGGAGACGGAGCAGGCCAAGCGCAACCACCTGCGGGCGGTGGACTCGCTGCAGACCTCGCTGGACGCCGAGACCCGGAGCCGCAACGAGGCCCTGAGGCtgaagaagaagatggagggCGACCTCAACGAGATGGAGCTGCAGCTCGGCCACGCCAACCGCCTGGCCGCCGAGGCCCAGAAGCAAGTCAAGACCTTGCAGGGCTACCTCAAG GACACGCAGCTGCAGTTGGATGACGCGGTGCGGGTCAACGAGGACCTGAAGGAGAACGTCGCCATCGCGGAGCGGAGGAACAACCTCCTGCAGtcggagctggaggagctgcgggCAGCGGTGGAGCAGAGCGAGAGGGCCCGCAAGTTGGCCGAGCAGGAGCTGATCGAGGCCAGCGAGAGGGTCCAGCTCCTCCACTCGCAG AACACCAGCCTCATCAACCagaagaagaagatggagggCGACATCTCCCAGCTGCAGGCGGAGGTGGAAGAGGCCGTCCAGGAGTGCAGGAACGCCGAGGAGAAGGCCAAGAAGGCCATCACCGAC GCGGCCATGATGGCCGAGGagctgaagaaggagcaggaCACCAGCGCCCACCTGGAGAGAATGAAGAAGAACATGGAGCAGACCATCAAGGACCTGCAGCTGCGGTTGGACGAGGCCGAGCAGTTGGCCCTCAAGGGGGgcaagaagcagctgcagaagctggAGGCCCGCGTCAGGGAGCTGGAGAACGAGCTGGAGGCCGAGCAGAAGCGTAACGCCGAGAGCGTCAAGGGCCTCCGCAAGTCCGAGCGGCGCGTCAAGGAGCTCAGCTACCAG ACGGAGGAGGACCGCAAGAACCTGGTCCGGCTGCAGGACCTGGTGGACAAGCTCCAGCTGAAGGTCAAGGCCTACAAGCGGCAGGCGGAGGAGGCG gagGAACAGGCCAACACCAACCTGGCCAAGTTCCGCAAGGCGCAGCACGAGCTGGACGAGGCGGAGGAGCGCGCCGACATCGCCGAGTCCCAGGTCAACAAGCTGCGGGCCAAGAGTCGCGACATCGGCGCCAAG AAGGGCCTCAACGAGGAGTGA
- the LOC126037158 gene encoding olfactory receptor 14A16-like, translated as MLRAHCGRNLHSPLHVPHAQKKLMSNSSSITEFLLLAFADTRQLQLLHFWLFLGIYLAALLGNGLIITTIACDHRLHTPMYFFLLNLSLLDLGSISTTVPKAMASSLWDTMAISYWGCAAQVFFFLFFISAEYSLLTVMAYDRYVAICQPLHYGTLLGSRACVHMAAAAWASGFLHAVLHTANTFSLALCQGNAVGQFFCEIPQILKLSCSRSYLREVGLLVLSACLVFGCFVFILFSYVQIFRAVLRIPSEQGRHKAFSTCLPHLAVVSMFVSTGVFAYLKPPSISSPSLDLVSAVLYSVVPPAVNPLLYSMRNQELKDALQKMMSGCFSEAVNCLFSSAEL; from the exons atgctgagagctcactgcgggagaaatcttcacagccctctgcATG TGCCCCATGCCCAGAAGAAGCtaatgtccaacagcagctccatcactgagttcctcctcctggcatttgcagacacgcgacagctgcagctcttgcacttctggctcttcctgggcatctacctggctgccctcctgggcaATGGCCTCATCATCACTACCATAGCCTGCGACCACCgcctccacacccccatgtacttcttcctcctcaacctctccctcctcgacctgggctccatctccaccactgtccccaaagccatggccagtTCCCTGTGGGACACCATGGCCATCTCCTACtggggatgtgctgcacaggtctttttctttcttttcttcatctcagCGGAGTATTCTCTCCTCACCGtcatggcctacgaccgctacgttgccatctgccaacccctgcactacgggaccctcctgggcagcagagcttgtgtccacatggcagcagctgcctgggccagTGGGTTTctccatgctgtgctgcacacggccaatacattttcactagcACTCTGTCAGGGGAATGCTGTGggccagttcttctgtgaaatcccccagatcctcaagctctcctgctcacgctcctacctcagggaagttgggCTTCTTGTGCTTAGTGCCTGTTtagtgtttggttgttttgttttcattcttttctcctatgtgcagatcttcagggccgtgctgaggatcccctctgagcagggacgccacaaagccttttccacgtGCCTCCCTCACCTGGCCGTGGTCTCCATGTTTGTCAGCACTGGAgtgtttgcctacctgaagcccccctccatctcctccccatcgcTCGATCTGGTTTCGGCAGTTCTGTACTCGGTGGTGCCTCCAGCAGTGAACCCCCTCCTCTACAGCATGAGGAACCAGGAGCTCAAGGATGCCCTGCAGAAAATGATGAGCGGGTGCTTTTCAGAAGCAGTAAACtgcctgttttcttctgcagagctctga